Sequence from the Streptomyces sp. NBC_00440 genome:
TCGTGTACGCGAGATGGAGGCGGGTCTGCTCCATGGTCGCGATCGAGGGGATGCGCCGCGTCACCCAGGAGTATCCGTGGACGACCAGGAAATGGACCGCGGTCGCGCCGATGGCCAGGAGCGGCAGTCCGCCGCCGCACGCCATACCGATGGCACAGGTGAGCCAGACCGTGGCCGCGGTGGTCAGCCCGCGTACGGCATCCCGGCGTACGAAGATGAGCCCGCCGCCGATGAAGCCGATGCCGGAGACGACCTGGGCGGCGACCCGTGACGGGTCGAAGGAGACGTTGTGCAGCGCGAGGACCGCGTTGAACCCGTGCTGCGACACCTCCATGAACAGGGCACTGCCCACGCCGACCAGGGTGTGGGTACGCAGTCCCGCGCTCTTCTGCCGGGTGGCCCGTTCGGCGCCGATGAGGGTCGACAGGAGCAGGGCCAGGCCCAGTTCGGCGAACTGACGTGCTCCCTGGCCCGCGCCGGGGTCGAACAGGGGCGTGGCTACAGCGTGCAACAGACCCTCCATACCGTGCTGGAACAACATCTCCGACCCTACGGCCTCACCTGCTGGGGCCTGCGGCCGCCACGGCTCACCGCACCGTGCACCAGTATCCGAACGCCCTCTTGGCAGGTCCAGACCAATCAGGCTTGAGTGCCCTCACCCCCACAAGCGGACATCGTTGTCCCGATGGCCGCGCGAAGGAGTGATCACGTGTCACGACGCCTCATGGCTCTGCTCACCGCCCTGTTGGCGGCCATCGGATTCGCTGTCTTCCTGCCGATGACACCGGCCTCGGCCGCGACCTGTGCCTCGGCCTGGAATTCCTCCTCCGTCTACACGGGCGGACTGGCCGTCTCGTACAACGGGCACAACTGGTCGGCGAAATGGTGGACCCAGAACGAGACCCCCGGCTCCGCCGATGTCTGGTCGGACCAGGGTGCCTGCGGTGACGGCGGCAGCGTGCCGCCCGTCGGCTCGGACTTCGTCGTCAGCGAGGCGCAGTTCAACCAGATGTTCCCGAACCGCAATTCCTTCTACACCTACAGCGGGCTGACCGCGGCGCTGAGTTCCTACCCCGCCTTCGCGAACACCGGCAGCGACACGGTCAAGCGCCAGGAGGCCGCCGCGTTCCTCGCGAACGTCAGCCACGAAACCGGCGGTCTCGTCTACGTCGTCGAGCAGGACACCTCCAACTACCCCCATTACTGCGACACGTCACAGCCCTACGGGTGCCCGGCGGGCCAGGCTTCCTACTACGGCAGGGGACCGATCCAGCTCAGCTGGAACTTCAACTACAAGGCGGCGGGCGACGCGCTGGGCATCGACCTGCTCAACAATCCGAGCCTGGTGGAGACCGACCCGGCCGTGGCCTGGAAGACCGGCCTCTGGTACTGGAACACCCAGACCGGCCCCGGCACGATGACCCCGCACAACGCCATGGTCAACGGCGCCGGCTTCGGCCAGACCATCCGCAGTATCAACGGCAGCATCGAATGCGACGGCGGCAACCCCGCGCAGGTGCAGAGCCGGATCGACAGCTACCAGAGCTTCGTCCAGATCCTGGGCACCACCCCGGGTTCCAACCTCAGCTGCTGACCCGCGGAGACCAGGGAACGCGCCGGCGGGGCGTGGCGCGCGGTGAGCGCCCCGCCCCGCCGGCCCGCAGGTCTGTGATCAGGCAGGCGGCTCACCCAGCACGTACAGCCCGGGGAGGTTCACCACCACGGCCTCCTGAGTGCTCCGGGCGATGACGACGACAGCGGTCTCGTCGGGGCTCGGGTTCTCCTCGCGGTGCGGCACATAGGGCGGGACGAAGACGTAGTCGCCCGGTCCGGTCCGGATCCGCACCTCCTCGGGCGCACCGCCGGCGTCGTCGAGGAAGACGAACTCCGGGTGCCCCGCGACGACATGGATCGCTGTCTCCGACGCCCCGTGATGGTGGTCGGAGGACGCCGTGTCCGGCGCGACATGCGTCTCGCCCATCCAGATCCGCTCCGAACCGACGGTCTTCCCACTGATCGCGGCGAACCGCTGCATACCACCGCTCTGCGCGGTCCCGCCGTCGAGCGACCCGGCGCGTACGTGGTGCAGCCTGGCACGCAGCGGTCCTGGATTCCGGTCGGCGTCCCCGGGGGTGAAGTCGGGGTGGAACGCGTCGTGTCCTGCCGCGGAAGCGCCGTCGGCGGGCGGAGGGGAGTGCGGGGCCATGGGATTCCTGCTCGTCGGTACGGACCGGTTCCAGGCGCCGACCGTAGAGAGGCGGACAACGGTAAGTCAAGAAACGTCCGGCGCTGCCCGGTGGGTTCCGGAACGCCGGCGCTCCGCCGTGGATGCCCGGACGGCACACCCCGGAAAGCCCGATCGCCGCCCCGCGCAGTGCGGAGCGGCGATCAGCAGGTCACCCGGTACGGGGCTTCGGTCAGGCGACGTTCTTGTACGAGGACGACTGCTGCGGCGGATTGCCGGAGCGGCCGCGGGGCGCACCCGCCGTGCGGCGTGCCTGGGCGGGGCGGCTGCGCCGGCCGCGGGCCGACGAGGGGCTGCCCTTGGTGCGCTCGGCGACCGGTGAGGAGACGGTGACCGGGACACCGGAGGGCGCCTGGGCGCCGGTGATACGGCTCAGCTCGGCCTCCCCGGACCGCACCTGGGCGATGTGCGGGGTGATTCCGGCGTCGGCCATCAGCCGGCTCATCTCACGGCGCTGGTTGGGCAGTACGAGGGTGACGACGCTGCCGGACTCTCCCGCGCGCGCCGTACGGCCGCCCCGGTGCAGATAGTCCTTGTGGTCGCTGGGCGGGTCGACGTTGACGACCAGGTCGAGGTTGTCGACATGGATGCCGCGGGCCGCGACGTTGGTGGCGACCAGCACGGTGACATGGCCCGTCTTGAACTGCGCGAGGGTCCGGGTGCGCTGCGGCTGGGACTTCCCGCCGTGCAGCGCGGCGGCCCGTACGCCGCTGTTCAGCAGGTGCTTGGTCAGCTGGTCCACGGCGTGCTTGGTGTCGAGGAACATCAGCACCCGGCCGTCACGGGCGGCGATCTCGGTGGTCGTCGCGTACTTGTCGGACCCGTGGATGTGCAGCACGTGGTGCTCCATCGTGGTCACGGCACCCGCCGAGGGGTCGACGGAGTGGACCACCGGGTCGTGCAGGTAGCGGCGGACCAGCAGGTCGACATTGCGGTCCAGGGTGGCCGAGAACAGCATGCGCTGTCCGTCGGGGCGCACCTGGTCGAGCAGTTCGGTGACCTGCGGCATGAAGCCCATGTCGGCCATCTGGTCGGCCTCGTCCAGCACCGTGATGGTGACCTGGTCGAGGCGGCAGTCGCCCCGCTCGATGAGGTCCTTGAGCCGGCCGGGGGTCGCGACGACGATCTCGGCGCCGCCCCGCAGCGCGCTTGCCTGCCTGCCGATCGACATACCGCCCACCACGGTGGCCAGCCGCAGCCTCAGCGACCTGGCGTACGGGGTGAGCGCGTCGGTGACCTGCTGGGCCAGCTCGCGGGTGGGCACGAGGACCAGGGCCAGCGGCTGGCGCGGCTGGGCGCGCTGTCCGGCGGTACGGACGAGCATGCCGAGGCCGAAGGCGAGGGTCTTGCCCGATCCGGTGCGACCGCGTCCCAGGACGTCCCGGCCTGCCAGCGAGTTCGGCAGCGTGGCGGACTGGATCGGGAACGGCTCGTTCATCCCCAGGCTGGTGAGCATCTTCAGCAGCTCGGGCGGCAGCTCCATGTCGGCGAACGAGGCGGCCGGGGGCAGCGCCGGTGTGATCGTGACAGGCAGTGCGAACTCGCCCTGCGGTGCGGGCCTGCGGCCGCGGCCACCGGAGCGGCTGGGCGCGCCGGAGCGGCCGGAGCCGCCCGAGCGGCTCTGCGCCTGGGAGCGGAAGCCGCCCCTGCCGGAACCTGCGCCACCACCGCTGCGGGTACGTGCGTAACGGTCGTTCGTGCGTGCTGTGCGGTCCATGCGGATCCTTCCTCGATGTGGCACGTATCGAGGAATTCTCGGCAGCGGACAAGAGGCCGAAGAATCGCAAGAACGAGCCGAAGTAAAGAGCGAAATCAAGGCCGGGCAGATCGGAGAAAAGCCGGGGCGGTGAGTTCGAAACGGCCGGAAACTGCCGAACAGAGGCGGCTGGTGTACCGGCGCATAGGGGGTCAGGCGGGCCCTCGTCCGTCCTGTGGAGGCGACGGGCGGCGCACCCTGCCCCAGCGGGGCCGCGGTGCGCACCTGGGAACGGGCCCTCTCCGGAACCGTAACAGGGAACCGGTCGAAGCCCGAACAAAGCAACGAGCTGGGGCCCGCACCCCAAGGTGCGGGCCCCAGCTGCGTGTCATGCGTCAGGCGGGAACGATGTTCTCGGCCTGCGGGCCCTTCTGGCCCTGCGTGACGTCGAAGGTCACCTTCTGGCCTTCCTGGAGCTCGCGGAAGCCCTGGGCGGCGATGTTCGAGTAGTGGGCGAAGACGTCAGCGCCGCCACCCTCCTGCTCGATGAAGCCGAAACCCTTTTCCGCGTTGAACCACTTAACGGTGCCAGATGCCATGTGAAACTCTCCTTCGGGGCAAAATGCCCGGAGGCCCGCACTGTGCGAACCCCACGTCGCCGCGATGATTACCACGTCCGGAATACACCGGAAATACAAAAATGCGCCCACCGGCACAGAAAGCCAGTGAGAGCACTTGAAGTCTTTGGGAACCACAACTGCAACTGGTAACGACAGTAGCACGCTGAGCACCGCGATGTGGGGCAGATTTTCTCGGTGGGTGCTCGGATCGCTGAAAATCAACACATCGCGCCGTTATTCCCGCAGGGCGGAAATTAAATGGCGGTGGCCTCCGCTGCTTCGGCAGCCTGGACGGTCTTCAGCGCTTCGACCGCCCTGACGAGCGGTGCCAGCTCCGGATCGGCCGCCGCCCGGTCGAGGGCGGCGCGCAGGGCTGCGTCATTGGTGGGGCGGGCCTGTTCCAGAAGCAGGGCCCCCACCGGGGTGACGTCGGTGTAGATGCCGCGCCGGTCGGTGGGGCAGAGGTATCGGGAGAGCAGCCCCCGGTCCTCCAGCCGCGTGACGAGCCGGGTGGTGGCGGAGTGGCTGAGGACCACCGCGTCGGCGACCTGCTTCATCTGCAGATGGCCGCCCTCCCCGTCGTGCTGGCGGCTCAGGACGTCGAGCAGCGAGTATTCGCGCACGCTCAGCCCGTGGCCCGCCTGGAGCGCGCGCTCGATGTGCGCCTCGATCCTTCCGTGCAGCAGGGAGAGGGCGCACCAGCTCTGGCTCAGGGCGGTCATCCCCGGGTCCTTCGCTGTCATCGGTGCCTCCTTCGGCGGGAGCCACCCGGGCCGTTGTCGACCCGGCGTGCCGGTGCCTCCGCGCCGACAACTATAGCGCGCCTGCAATTAAGCGGCGTCCGCAAGTAACAGTCCCGCTGGAGCCGGGACCGGTCAGACGTTGAGGATGTCGGCCAGCCCCGGACCGGACGGTTCCTCCAGCTGTGCGTACGTGCAGCTCCGCGGTTCCCGGTCCGGGCGCCACCGGCGCCACTGGGTGGTGTGCCGGAATCGTGCGCCGTTCTCCATGTGGTCGTAGGCCACTTCGAGCACCCGCTCGGGGCGCAGTGGAATCCACGACAGATCTTTCTTGCCGCTCCAGCGGCTGGGCGCTCCCGGCAGCCGCGCCGTCTCGTGCGCCGCCTCCTCCGCCCACGCCGCCCAGGGGTGTCCGGCGGCCGACTCCATGCGCAGGGGCTCCAGCTCGGTGACGAGTTCCGCGCGGCGCTTCATGGAGAAGGCCGCGCAGACGCCGACGTGCTGGAGTGCGCCCTCGCCGTCGTACAGGCCCAGCAGCAGTGACCCGACGACCGGGCCGGACCGGTGGAGGCGGTAGCCCGCCACGACGACGTCCGCCGTCCTTTCGTGCTTGATCTTGTACATCGCGCGCTCGTTGGGCAGATACGGCAGGTCGAGCGGCTTGGCGACCACGCCGTCGAGGCCGGCGCCCTCGAAGGTGCGGAACCAGTCCTCGGCCACATCCGCGTCGGTCGTGGCGGGCGCGACATGCACGGGCGGCCCGGCTGAGGCCAGCGACGAGGTCAGCTGTTCCCGCCTGACCGCTTGGCCCGTCGCCATCAGCGACTCGTCGCCCAGGGCCAGCAGGTCGAACGCGATGAACGACGCGGGGGTCTGTTCGGCGAGGAGTTTCACCCGGGACGCCGCGGGATGGATCCGCTCGGTGAGCGCGTCGAAGTCCAGCCGGCCGTCCCGGGTGATGACGATCTCGCCGTCCAGGACGCACCGCTGGGGCAGGTTGCGCAGCAGCGCTTCCGCCAGCTCGGGGAAGTACCGGGTGAGCGTCTTGCCCGTACGGCTGGTCAGTTCGACCTCCGGGCCGTCCCGGAAGACGATCGCCCGGAATCCGTCCCACTTGCCCTCGTACTGCATACCGGGCGGGATCTTCTTCACGGACTTGGCGAGCATGGGCCTGACGGGCGGCAGAACAGGCAGATCCATACTCGGATTCTGCCGCCGGACGCCACATACCGCCCGATATGCGAAGTGGGCACCCGGCGCTTAGCGTGACGCGCATGGGTGCAGCAGTGGAGCTCGAAGCGGGGGAGCGGACGGTACGGCTCTCCAGTCCCGACAAGATCTACTTTCCGGAACGGGGCTTCACCAAGCTCGATCTCGCCCAGTACTACATCGCGGTCGGCGCGGGCATCACCCGCGCTCTGCGGGACCGCCCCACCACACTCCAGCGCTACCCGGACGGGCTGGCCGGCGAGTCCTTCTACCAGAAGCGCGCGCCGAAGAACCTCCCGGACTGGATCCCCACCGGCACCGTCACCTTTCCCAGCGGCCGTACCGCGGACGAGATGTGCCCGACCGAGCCGGCCGCGGTGCTCTGGGCCGCGCAGTTCGCCACCTTCACCTTCCACCCCTGGCCGGTGCGCCGTCAGGATCCGGACCACCCGGACGAACTGCGGATCGATCTCGACCCGCAGCCGGGCACCGACTTCGACGACGCGGTGCGCGCGGCCCATGAACTGCGCGCCGTACTCGACGATTTCGGCGGGCTGCGCGGCTGGCCCAAAACGTCCGGCGGCCGTGGACTCCATCTCTTCGTGCCCATCGAGCCCCGGTGGACCTTCACGGAAGTGCGGCGGGCCGTCATCGCCTGCGGGCGCGAACTGGAGCGCCGGATGCCGGAACGGGTGACCACGGCCTGGTGGAAGGAGGAGCGGGGCGAGCGCATCTTCGTCGACTTCAACCAGACGGCCCGCGACCGCACGATCGCCTCCGCATACTCGGTC
This genomic interval carries:
- a CDS encoding cupin domain-containing protein yields the protein MAPHSPPPADGASAAGHDAFHPDFTPGDADRNPGPLRARLHHVRAGSLDGGTAQSGGMQRFAAISGKTVGSERIWMGETHVAPDTASSDHHHGASETAIHVVAGHPEFVFLDDAGGAPEEVRIRTGPGDYVFVPPYVPHREENPSPDETAVVVIARSTQEAVVVNLPGLYVLGEPPA
- a CDS encoding DEAD/DEAH box helicase; translation: MDRTARTNDRYARTRSGGGAGSGRGGFRSQAQSRSGGSGRSGAPSRSGGRGRRPAPQGEFALPVTITPALPPAASFADMELPPELLKMLTSLGMNEPFPIQSATLPNSLAGRDVLGRGRTGSGKTLAFGLGMLVRTAGQRAQPRQPLALVLVPTRELAQQVTDALTPYARSLRLRLATVVGGMSIGRQASALRGGAEIVVATPGRLKDLIERGDCRLDQVTITVLDEADQMADMGFMPQVTELLDQVRPDGQRMLFSATLDRNVDLLVRRYLHDPVVHSVDPSAGAVTTMEHHVLHIHGSDKYATTTEIAARDGRVLMFLDTKHAVDQLTKHLLNSGVRAAALHGGKSQPQRTRTLAQFKTGHVTVLVATNVAARGIHVDNLDLVVNVDPPSDHKDYLHRGGRTARAGESGSVVTLVLPNQRREMSRLMADAGITPHIAQVRSGEAELSRITGAQAPSGVPVTVSSPVAERTKGSPSSARGRRSRPAQARRTAGAPRGRSGNPPQQSSSYKNVA
- a CDS encoding MgtC/SapB family protein; translated protein: MHAVATPLFDPGAGQGARQFAELGLALLLSTLIGAERATRQKSAGLRTHTLVGVGSALFMEVSQHGFNAVLALHNVSFDPSRVAAQVVSGIGFIGGGLIFVRRDAVRGLTTAATVWLTCAIGMACGGGLPLLAIGATAVHFLVVHGYSWVTRRIPSIATMEQTRLHLAYTIGTSVLTRILERATTEGFQVVQVRVDRADDKAPEDTELRHDEAGTAFVHIDIEGTGSVHQLVAELSEFEGVLSVSSIKGELAE
- a CDS encoding ATP-dependent DNA ligase, with protein sequence MDLPVLPPVRPMLAKSVKKIPPGMQYEGKWDGFRAIVFRDGPEVELTSRTGKTLTRYFPELAEALLRNLPQRCVLDGEIVITRDGRLDFDALTERIHPAASRVKLLAEQTPASFIAFDLLALGDESLMATGQAVRREQLTSSLASAGPPVHVAPATTDADVAEDWFRTFEGAGLDGVVAKPLDLPYLPNERAMYKIKHERTADVVVAGYRLHRSGPVVGSLLLGLYDGEGALQHVGVCAAFSMKRRAELVTELEPLRMESAAGHPWAAWAEEAAHETARLPGAPSRWSGKKDLSWIPLRPERVLEVAYDHMENGARFRHTTQWRRWRPDREPRSCTYAQLEEPSGPGLADILNV
- a CDS encoding glycoside hydrolase family 19 protein, whose product is MSRRLMALLTALLAAIGFAVFLPMTPASAATCASAWNSSSVYTGGLAVSYNGHNWSAKWWTQNETPGSADVWSDQGACGDGGSVPPVGSDFVVSEAQFNQMFPNRNSFYTYSGLTAALSSYPAFANTGSDTVKRQEAAAFLANVSHETGGLVYVVEQDTSNYPHYCDTSQPYGCPAGQASYYGRGPIQLSWNFNYKAAGDALGIDLLNNPSLVETDPAVAWKTGLWYWNTQTGPGTMTPHNAMVNGAGFGQTIRSINGSIECDGGNPAQVQSRIDSYQSFVQILGTTPGSNLSC
- a CDS encoding MarR family winged helix-turn-helix transcriptional regulator, encoding MTAKDPGMTALSQSWCALSLLHGRIEAHIERALQAGHGLSVREYSLLDVLSRQHDGEGGHLQMKQVADAVVLSHSATTRLVTRLEDRGLLSRYLCPTDRRGIYTDVTPVGALLLEQARPTNDAALRAALDRAAADPELAPLVRAVEALKTVQAAEAAEATAI
- a CDS encoding cold-shock protein encodes the protein MASGTVKWFNAEKGFGFIEQEGGGADVFAHYSNIAAQGFRELQEGQKVTFDVTQGQKGPQAENIVPA
- the ligD gene encoding non-homologous end-joining DNA ligase; this translates as MGAAVELEAGERTVRLSSPDKIYFPERGFTKLDLAQYYIAVGAGITRALRDRPTTLQRYPDGLAGESFYQKRAPKNLPDWIPTGTVTFPSGRTADEMCPTEPAAVLWAAQFATFTFHPWPVRRQDPDHPDELRIDLDPQPGTDFDDAVRAAHELRAVLDDFGGLRGWPKTSGGRGLHLFVPIEPRWTFTEVRRAVIACGRELERRMPERVTTAWWKEERGERIFVDFNQTARDRTIASAYSVRPHPRAQVSAPLRWDEVGSVHPADFDIASMRDRYADLGDVHADMDDHRFRLDALLELADRDERDRGLGDLPYPPEYPKMPGEPKRVQPSRARHDSEHDA